Proteins encoded together in one Parus major isolate Abel chromosome 25LG2, Parus_major1.1, whole genome shotgun sequence window:
- the DENND4B gene encoding DENN domain-containing protein 4B has translation MSDEKPPQLVDYFVVAGLAEASRALEEEQQPRPARPGEPITDVAVIIRSQGEEVPQGFTCIETSTSGHPVDLNAGLLNNPQMFLCYKRGRDKPPLIELGVHYEGKDRPKPGYQILDTTPYSRSANLASGSPGHQRTFLTFRRAAEPPGHHTLGVTDICLVMPSKGESTPHTFCRVDKNLNTSMWGPALFLCYKIAVAKDNTLVYEAGGDLGLGVLGPPRRSQSRLLSFLFFKIFSVLINLPQLVRVLSAPGEEEPPELVLSDAEAAGARRAQLELEARAAFLRFMACALRGYRSFLRPIAPAPAPAGRDAGSLFALQGFLRSRERAYQRFYGQLLRTQLFTQFIEDCSFASDREPCLXAIQFHEAFPRERLSEAQALRLGLLSVVDRRPVPGRSLHTRKSICVLSHWPFFDVFRKFLMFIYRYSISGPHVLPLETHISHFMHNVPFPSPQRPRILVQMSPYDSLLLCRPVSSPLPLSGASFLTLLQNLGPDNAVALLVAVLTEQKLLIHSLRPDVLTSVGEALVAVSDRRGHGGDAVGLGIPVLWGSLSRGDPCPAGGIWDLLAGTGTGGEGTAPGQLRVDFQENSSWKRPRREVWSGHPGVPGWAQPGLCVPGALCPPGDRGCPQVCYRILMQLCGQYGEPVLSVRVLLEMKRAGIVPNTVTYGYYNKAVLESKWPAGTQGGRLRWAKLRNVVLGAAQFRQPLRERRSAAGDPPGEGSGGNGGTPSPPRAAVQLLALPVWGAEPSSGAAPQVLLSSCSRCPGCAGLVFDEELMAGWTSDDSNLNTSCPFCSRSFVPFLSIEIRDFRRPPSPPGAGPVPPSPQGPVLSDRRRCLELDETPELCNGCADTPPPGRWERVAFAYLSPLVLRKELESLVENEGGELLARPELVDSHPIIYWNLVWYFQRLALPSNLPLLLLGSQHAPRDPQPPEPSRVRVRLLWDVLSPDPESCPPLYVLWRLHSERGTGFDRRYRSALAKLGGSLCRDELRRRRAQPPSAKASDCRRTFGAPPEC, from the exons ATGTCGGACGAGAAGCCGCCCCAGCTCGTGGATTATTTCGTGGTGGCCGGGCTGGCGGAGGCGTCGCGGGcgctggaggaggagcagcagccgcGGCCGGCGCGGCCCGGGGAGCCCATCACGGACGTGGCCGTGATCATCCGCTCGCAGGGCGAGGAGGTGCCCCAGGGCTTCACCTGCATCGAGACCAGCACGTCGGGCCACCCCGTGGACCTCAACGCGGGGCTGCTCAACAACCCCCAGATGTTCCTGTGCTACAAACGCGGGCGGGACAAGCCCCCCCTGATCGAGCTGGG GGTGCACTATGAGGGCAAGGACCGCCCGAAGCCGGGCTACCAGATCCTGGACACGACCCCCTACAGCCGCTCGGCCAACCTGGCCTCGGGCTCCCCGGGCCACCAGCGCACGTTCCTGACGTTCCGGCGCGCGGCCGAGCCCCCCGGCCACCACACGCTGGGGGTCACCGACATCTGCCTGGTGATGCCCAGCAAGGGCGAGAGCACGCCCCACACCTTCTGCCGCGTGGACAAGAACCTCAACACCAGCATG TGGGGCCCCGCGTTGTTCCTGTGCTACAAGATCGCCGTGGCCAAGGACAACACACTGGTCTACGAGGCAGGTGGGGACCTCGGGCTGGGGGTTTTGGGACCCCCCAGGCGAAGCCAGAGTCGTttactgtcatttttattttttaaaatattttctgtgttaattAATCTCCCACAGCTCGTGCGGG TGCTGAGCGCTCCGGGCGAGGAGGAGCCTCCGGAGCTGGTTCTGAGCGACGCCGAGGCCGCGGGGGCGCGCCGGGcgcagctggagctggaggctCGGGCGGCCTTCCTGCGCTTCATGGCCTGCGCCCTGCGCGGCTACCGCTCCTTCCTGCGCCCCATCGCGCCCGCGCCCGCCCCGGCCGGCCGCGACGCCGGCAGCCTCTTCGCGCTGCAGG GGTTCCTGCGCTCCCGGGAGCGGGCGTACCAGCGCTTCTACGGGCAGCTGCTGCGCACGCAGCTCTTCACGCAGTTCATCGAGGACTGCTCCTTCGCCAGCGACCGCGAGCCCTGCCTCGNCGCCATCCAGTTCCACGAGGCGTTCCCGCGGGAGCGGCTGTCGGAGGCGCAGGCGCTGcgcctggggctgctcagcgTGGTGGATCGGCGGCCGGTGCCCGGGCGCTCCCTGCACACCCGCAAGAGCATCTGCGTCCTGTCCCACTGGCCCTTCTTCGACGTCTTCCGCAAGTTCCTCATGTTCATCTACCGCTACTCCATCTCGGGCCCCCACGTGCTGCCCCTGGAGAC GCACATCTCCCACTTCATGCACAACGTGCCCTTCCCGTCCCCGCAGCGCCCGCGGATCCTGGTCCAG ATGTCCCCGTACGacagcctgctgctgtgccGGCCCGTGTCCTCCCCGCTGCCGCTCAG CGGGGCCAGTTTCCTGACGCTGCTGCAGAACCTGGGCCCCGACAACGCGGTGGCGCTGCTGGTGGCCGTCCTCACCGAGCAGAAGCTGCTCATCCACTCCCTGCGCCCCGATGTCCTGACCAGCGTGGGCGAAGCCCTGGTGGCGGTGAGTGACCGCAGGGGACACGGCGGGGACGCCGTGGGGCTGGGGATCCCTGTCCTGTGGGGATCCCTGTCCCGTGGGGATCCCTgtcct gccggggggatttgggatctgctcgcaggaacagggacaggaggagagggaacggccccagggcagctcagggtggATTTTCAGGAAAACTCCTCCTGGAAAAGGCCGcgcagggaggtttggagtggCCATCCCGGGGTGCCCGGGTGGGCACAGCCTGGTCTCTGTGTTCCGGGGGCTCTTTGCCCCCCGGGTGACCGcgggtgtccccaggtgtgttaCCGCATCCTGATGCAGCTGTGCGGGCAGTACGGGGAGCCCGTGCTCTCCGTGCGCGTCCTGCTGGAGATGAAACGCGCCGGCATCGTCCCCAACACCGTCACCTACGGCTACTACAACAAG GCGGTGCTGGAGAGCAAGTGGCCGGCGGGGACGCAGGGGGGGCGGCTGCGCTGGGCCAAGCTGCGGAACGTGGTGCTGGGGGCGGCGCAGTTCCGGCAGCCGCTGCGGGAGCGCCGGAGCGCGGCCGGAGACCCCCCGGGTGAGGGGTCTGGGGGGAACGGGGGGACCCCGTCACCCCCCC gtgctgctgtccaGCTGCTCGCGCTGCCCGTTTGgggggcagagcccagctcaggtgctgccccccaggtgctgctgtccaGCTGCTCGCGCTGCCCGGGCTGTGCCGGGCTCGTGTTCGACGAGGAGCTCATGGCCGGCTGGACCTCGGACGACTCCAACCTCAACACCTCCTGCCCCTTCTGCTCCCGCTCCTTCGTGCCCTTCCTGAGCATCGAGATCCGCGACTTCCGGCGCCCCCCCAG CCCCCCCGGGGCCGGCCCGGTGCCCCCCTCCCCGCAGGGGCCGGTGCTCAGCGACCGCCGGCGCTGCCTGGAGCTGGACGAGACCCCCGAGCTGTGCAACGGCTGCGCCGACACCCCG cccccgGGGCGCTGGGAGCGCGTGGCCTTCGCCTACCTGAGCCCGCTGGTGCTGCGCAAGGAGCTGGAGAGCCTGGTGGAGAACGAGGGCGGGGAGCTGCTGGCGCGCCCCGAGCTCGTGGACAGCCACCCCATCATCTACTGGAACCTGGTGTGGTACTTCCAGCgcctggccctgcccagcaacctccccctgctgctgctgggctcccagcacGCCCCCCGCGACCCCCAG CCCCCCGAGCCCTCCCGCGTCCGCGTGCGGCTCCTGTGGGATGTGCTGAGCCCCGACCCCGAGAGCTGCCCCCCGCTCTACGTCCTGTGGAGGCTGCACAGTGAGCGGGGAACGGGG TTTGACCGCCGGTACCGCTCGGCGCTGGCCAAGCTCGGGGGGTCCCTGTGCCGGGACGAGCTGCGGCGGCGCCGGGCGCAGCCCCCCAGCGCCAAAGCCTCCGACTGCCGGCGCACCTTCGGGGCTCCCCCCGAGTGCTGA